One stretch of Pseudomonas azotoformans DNA includes these proteins:
- the punC gene encoding purine nucleoside transporter PunC has protein sequence MKNSFGFTWYLAGLSMLGYLAMDMYLPAFGAMGEQLQIGAGAVGASLSIFLAGFAVGQLLWGPLSDRLGRKPILLAGLSLFVLGCAGMFWVETAPQLLALRFIQAIGVCAAAVSWQALVIDRYPAAKAHRVFASIMPLMSLSPALAPLLGAMVLNHFGWQAIFGVLLGVSLLLLLPTLFLRTVAKRQTEKGEPSRLGYGQLLTSRVFTGNVMIFAACSASFFAWLTASPFILGGMGYSPNDIGLSYVLPTLAFLVGGYSCRSALQHFQGKTLLPWLLLAYCISMVALYLIATLTVPSLTTLLIPFCLMALCNGASYPIVVANALMPFAENSGKAAALQNTLQLGLCFLSSLVVSSMIDEPLLITVIVMLATAPLAVLGYWLARPKAENSELASA, from the coding sequence CGAGCAATTGCAGATTGGCGCCGGTGCCGTGGGCGCCAGCTTGAGTATTTTCCTCGCCGGCTTTGCGGTCGGGCAGTTGTTGTGGGGGCCGTTGTCCGACCGCCTGGGGCGCAAGCCGATCCTGCTCGCCGGGCTGAGCCTGTTTGTGCTGGGTTGTGCGGGCATGTTCTGGGTCGAAACGGCGCCGCAGCTGCTGGCATTGCGTTTTATCCAGGCCATTGGCGTGTGCGCCGCCGCTGTCAGCTGGCAGGCGCTGGTGATCGACCGCTACCCGGCCGCCAAGGCTCACCGCGTGTTCGCCAGCATCATGCCGTTGATGTCGTTGTCACCGGCTTTAGCGCCGCTGTTGGGCGCGATGGTGCTGAATCACTTCGGCTGGCAGGCGATCTTCGGCGTACTGCTGGGGGTGTCGTTACTGTTGCTGTTGCCGACGTTGTTCCTGCGCACAGTAGCGAAACGTCAGACGGAGAAGGGCGAACCTTCGCGCCTGGGTTATGGACAGTTACTGACGTCTCGCGTGTTCACCGGCAATGTCATGATATTTGCCGCGTGCTCGGCCAGTTTCTTCGCCTGGCTGACGGCGTCGCCTTTCATCCTGGGCGGCATGGGCTACAGCCCGAATGACATCGGCTTGAGCTACGTGCTGCCCACATTGGCGTTCCTGGTCGGCGGCTACAGCTGCCGCAGCGCCTTGCAGCACTTCCAGGGCAAGACACTGTTGCCGTGGCTGCTGCTGGCGTATTGCATCAGCATGGTGGCGTTGTACCTGATCGCAACCTTGACCGTGCCGAGCCTTACCACCTTGCTGATTCCGTTCTGCCTGATGGCGCTGTGCAACGGTGCCAGTTACCCCATCGTCGTGGCGAATGCGCTGATGCCGTTTGCGGAAAACTCCGGCAAGGCGGCGGCGCTGCAAAATACGCTGCAATTGGGGCTGTGTTTTCTCAGCAGTCTGGTAGTGTCTTCGATGATCGATGAGCCACTTCTGATTACCGTGATCGTGATGCTGGCGACCGCGCCGTTGGCCGTGTTGGGGTACTGGCTGGCGCGACCCAAGGCGGAAAATTCGGAACTGGCCAGCGCTTGA